The proteins below come from a single Eucalyptus grandis isolate ANBG69807.140 chromosome 3, ASM1654582v1, whole genome shotgun sequence genomic window:
- the LOC104420831 gene encoding MADS-box transcription factor 23-like — MTSEEKARPIEEGGGGGGEGGKIPSMEINPHSSSSVHITFAKRRNLLMKKAKDLSQLCDAEVGIIIFSCTGQLYEYSSSSMDSVIQRYNNLKQEAQPELDRPTVNAEVLEEEIAKLTRQLQGLQEYHRQLMGEDLSGLSVKDIQKLESQLEMSLSTIRLQKEQIMTDQINELHRKRHLIHQENIELQEKVNLIDKENAEFVEKVSIMYV; from the exons ATGACGTCAGAGGAGAAGGCGAGGCCTAtcgaggaaggaggaggaggaggaggagaaggaggaaagaTTCCCAGTATGGAGATAAATCCACATTCGAGCAGCAGCGTGCACATCACGTTCGCCAAGAGGAGGAACTTGCTGATGAAGAAGGCCAAGGATCTATCGCAACTCTGCGACGCCGAGGTCGgaatcatcatcttctcctGCACCGGACAGCTCTATGAGTACTCGAGCTCAAG CATGGACTCGGTCATCCAACGCTACAACAATCTAAAGCAGGAGGCCCAACCGGAATTGGATCGGCCAACCGTTAATGCCGAG GTTTTAGAAGAAGAGATAGCAAAATTGACTCGTCAACTTCAAGGTCTGCAAGAGTACCACAG GCAACTGATGGGTGAAGACCTCTCTGGCTTGAGTGTAAAGGATATACAGAAATTGGAGAGCCAATTAGAAATGAGTTTATCGACCATCCGCCTTCAAAAG GAACAGATAATGACGGATCAAATCAATGAGCTCCATCGAAAG CGTCAcctcattcatcaagaaaatataGAGCTGCAGGAGAAGGTAAATCTTattgacaaagaaaatgcagaatTCGTGGAGAAGGTGTCGATTATGTATGTGTAG